A genomic stretch from Borreliella afzelii includes:
- a CDS encoding DUF735 family protein codes for MKIPNFLKNTEIQKFILTETEYAQKLLNELKFLNSNFISIDAKENIKSRYIAIWISQVLSIFYAKTQTLQSITSNINSVIVALRHIGTDESFRLIFKAFLNVDISITTPEAGVIDISLKGAIKTNFTTFISPSTAKGKRPKKILIREKKKGYAASKKALVFNSLPKGYDHSIYAFIKGIIPIGRVLKINNEDGNNIITFNN; via the coding sequence ATGAAAATACCCAATTTTTTAAAAAACACTGAAATTCAAAAATTTATACTCACAGAAACTGAATACGCACAAAAACTGCTTAATGAGCTTAAGTTTCTTAATTCTAACTTCATATCCATTGATGCAAAAGAAAATATAAAATCAAGATATATTGCTATATGGATATCTCAAGTCTTATCAATTTTCTATGCAAAAACTCAAACTTTACAAAGTATTACAAGCAATATCAATAGTGTTATTGTTGCTTTACGTCATATTGGTACTGATGAGTCCTTTAGACTGATTTTTAAGGCTTTTTTGAATGTGGATATTTCAATTACTACCCCTGAAGCTGGTGTTATTGATATCTCTTTAAAAGGGGCAATAAAGACAAACTTTACTACATTTATTTCACCTAGTACTGCAAAAGGCAAACGGCCTAAAAAGATACTAATTAGAGAAAAGAAAAAAGGATACGCTGCATCTAAAAAGGCTTTGGTATTCAACTCACTTCCCAAAGGCTATGATCATTCAATTTATGCTTTTATAAAGGGGATTATTCCTATTGGTAGGGTTCTTAAAATCAATAATGAAGATGGCAACAATATTATTACGTTTAACAATTAA